DNA sequence from the Geobacter sp. AOG2 genome:
GCCCTGCACCTGCTCCATGCCCGGCAGAGCGGGGTGGCCACCTTCGGGCTGCACGAACTGATCGCAACCCCCTTGCCGGCCGGCACCCAGCTCTGGCTGTTCGCCGCCTTTTTTCTGGCCTTTGCCATCAAGTTCCCACTTTTTCCCTTGCACACCTGGCTGCCGGACGCCCACACCGACGCACCCACCGCCGGGAGCGTGATCCTGGCCGGGCTCCTGCTCAAGACCGGCAGCTACGGCCTGATCCGCTTCGGCTACCCGCTCTTCCCCCAGGCGGCTCATACGTTGACGCCGCTGTTCTACACCCTGGCCATCGCCGGTATCATCTACGCCTCGCTGGTGGCCTTTGCCCAGGAGGACATGAAGCGTCTGATCGCCTATTCCAGCATCGGCCACATGGGGTACGTGGCCATCGGTATCGCCGCCTGGCAACCGGTGGCCCTGTCTGGCTCCATTATCCAGATGGCCAACCACGGTGTAACCACCGGCGCCCTGTTCGCCATGGTAGGCATGCTGGACGAGCGGGCGCACACTCGGGAGATTGGCGCCTTCGGCGGGCTGTGGGGCAAAATTCCGCTCTGGTCGTTCTTCTTCCTGCTCTTCTCCATGGCTTCGGTCGGCCTGCCGGGGTTGAACAACTTCGTGGGCGAGTTCCTGGTGCTGGCCGGCACCTTTACAAAATCCCCGCTGGCGGCGGAGCTGGCTTTCGCCGGCATCGTCCTGACCCTGGTGTACACGGTGCGGCTGGTGCAGGAGGTGGTCTTTCAAACGGAACGCAGGCCCCTGCCGCTGGCGGACTTGGATCGCCGTGAAATCTTTATCCTGACCGTGCTGGCCCTGATGGTAGTCTGGATGGGCGTACATCCCGCGCCGTTCCTGGAACTGATCCACGGACCGGTGCAGCTTCTGACCGGGGGGATGCCATGACGAAAACAGACCTGATTGCACTCATGCCTCTGATCATCCTGGCCGGGGGCAGCGTTGCGGTTCTGTTGGCGGGGGCGGTTCGACCGGGTGGATGGCTCTATAAGCTGGCTCTCGCTTTTGTCGCCGCTGACCTGGTGTGGACGATTGCCGTACCGGCCGTCGCGGTCATGCCGGGCCTTGCCGTTACTCCCTTCTCCCGTTTCTTTACCGCATTCCTCGATAGCACCGGCCTTGTGGCCCTGCTGCTGGCCTCCGGCTACAACAAGCGGCGCGGCATCGTAGGGGAGGAGTACCCGGCTACCCTGCTCTTCGCCCTGGCCGGCATGGGGGCGGCCTGTGCCGCCACCGACCTGCTGATGCTCTTCCTTGGCCTGGAGGCCTTTACTTTTGCGTTCTACATCCTGGTGGCCGTGGAACGGGATTCGGTCCGGGGAGGTGAGGCGGGGCTGAAGTACCTGCTTAACGGCACCCTGTCGGCTGCCATCCTGGCCATGGGGATTGCCTTGATCTATTGCAGCCGCGGGACGCTCAAGCTGGCCGAACTGGCCCTGCACCCGATGGCTCTGGAACCGTTGTTTCTGGCCGGTGTCTGCATGGTCGTCCTGGGATTGGCCTTCAAGCTCTCCTGGGTCCCGGCTCATCTCTGGACACCGGACGTGTACCAGGGTGCACCGGCCCCGGTGACGGCGCTCCTCTCCACTGCCTCCAAGGGCGCCTCGGTAGCGGCCGTACTCCTCGTACTGCCTCTGGCGGCCGAATGGCGTGGCGGCCGCGACGTACTCTGGTGTCTGGCAGTTGCCACCATGGTCTGCGGCAACCTGGCGGCCCTGATGCAGACCGGTGTCAAGCGGCTCCTGGCTTGGTCGTCGGTGGCCCAGATGGGGTACATCGCCCTGGCCTTTGTGGCCCTGCCCGCCGGTGGGGGACGCGCGGCCCTTTTTTACATCGTAGCCTATGCTGCGGCCGGGCTGGCCTCCTTCGGCGCGGTGTCGGTCCTGTCGGATGGAGCGGACCGGGACGCTATCGAGCAGTACCGCGGCCTGGGATACCGCAATCCTCTTGCCGGAGCGGCCCTGACGGTGTCATTGTTTTCCCTGGCCGGGATTCCCCCGGCGGCCGGTTTCATGGCCAAGTTCGCGGTCTTTAGCGCCGCGCTGCGGGCGGGTGAAACCGCATTGACCCTGGTTGGCGTCCTCTCGGCTCTGGTGGGGGTCTTCTTCTATCTGCGGGTGGTAGTTGCACTCTACATGAAGCCTGTCGACGGGACGGCCCCGGCAGCTCGGCGGCTCACAATTTCAGAGATAGCTGCCTTGGTCATTCCGACACTGGCAACCGTATTCATGGGTGTTTGCCCCTCACCGTTGCTCGATCTGCTGGCACGGATTCTGAGATAAAAAGACCGGCAAAAAAGGAAAAAGGCCGCCCGAAAAACGGACGGCCTTTTGGGGCTTCGACAGGTATATCTCCTCCCACCATGATGGGATTTCAAGATTGCAGCGTAATCACGCTTAAAGAGGGCATCAACTGAAGAGAGGCGCCGTGGTGACCGGGATGATCCCCGCCTTTTCGGCCCGCTCCATGAGACATTTGATGGCTCTTATCCCCTCCTCGCCCAGATCGTTTGAGAAATCGTTGACGTACAGGCCGATATGGGCCGAGCAGACCTCCTCGTCCATCTCCTGGGCATGCTCGTGGATGTAATGGGCCGCAGAGGCCGGATTGGCGCGGGAATAGGTTACCCCGTCCCGCAGCGCGTTTTCGATGGCTGCAATGGTGTCGGCCCCCATGGATCGCTTGGCGACGATACCACCCAGGGGGATCGGAAGGCCGCTTTCCCTTTCCCACCACTCTCCGAGGTCGAGTATTTTGTGCAGGCCGAAGCCCTGGTAGGTGAAGCGTGATTCGTGGATGATCACCCCGGCATCGGCGTTGCCGCTTAACACTGCATCCATGATCTCGTTGAAGGGCATCACCAGGAAGTTTTTCAGAGTAGGGTCGAACAGGCGCAGCAAGAGCAGCGCCGTGGTGAAACGCCCCGGAACCGCAATAGTCCTGTCGCGCAGGTCAGTGGGGTCGATATGCTCCTTTGCCACTAACAACGGCCCGCAACCCCGACCAAGAGCGCTGCCCGAATGGAGCAGGGCGTACTCATCGCGGATATGCCCCAAGGCGTGGTAGGAGACCTTGGTGACATCCAGTTCACCCCTGAGGGCTAATTGATTGAGGGTCTCCACATCCTCCAGTCGCTCCTTGTAGGAAATGCCGCGAGTATCCACAAGACCGTGCACGAGAGGGTAGAACATGAAGGTATCGTTGGGACAAGGGGAAAAACCGAGGGTCAGGGGTGTGGTCATAATGGGCTCCTTATGGTTATTGCCTGAATCCGTGATGCCTTCACGGTTCCTCTCACTTGATCCGCACTTCTGGCTTCGCGGATTCAAGCGCTACCGGTGACCGGCTTTCATATCATCCTCCCAATCACGCCATTCCACCCGATACCTGTTCAGGTAGTGGTCGACCGCCTGGCCGATGGTGGGGAAGAAATTTTCCGTGCCGAACCTGGCGAACAGGCCGTAGCGTTTGAGGTGATCCTTTACCGGGCCTTTCATTTCCGCAAAACACAATTCGATCCCGTCTTTGTGTAGTTCCTCGACGAGTTCCACAAGCACGTCGGCTGCGGTGATGTCCACGTCGGTAACCGGTTCGGCTGCAATCGCGATACAGCGCGTTGGGGCAGGTGCATCGGATATGGCCCGAAGCACACCCTCGCGGAACATCTCCGCGTTGGCGAAGAACAGGGGGGCATCCCAGCGGAAGAGCACCAACCCCTGAATGCGCCGCGCCTCGGGATGGCGCGTGATGTCATGATACCCTTTCATACCGTCCACCCGGCCCAGGACGGCATGGTACGGACGCCAGGCCCGCCAGATGAAGGTTAAGAGCGCCAGGCCGACGGCGATGAAGATACCGGGGATGACGCCTAACAGGGCAACGCCCAGGAAACAGACAATCGACAGGTAGAACTCGCCACGCCGCAGGTGATACAGGCGTCGGACTTCCTTGACCTCTACAATGGCGCTGCAGGCCGAGATGACGACCGCGGCGAGGGCTGCGGTGGGCACATACCGCATCAGCCGGGGAAAAAAGATCAGGAGCAGGGCGATGCACATCGCGCCGACGACGCCCGTGACCTGCGTTCTTGCCCCTGCCGATTCCGCCACCGGCGTACGCGACGCGCTGCTGCTCACGGAGAAACCCTGGAAGAACCCGGTGGCCACGTTGGCGATGCCGAGGGCGATCAACTCCTGGTTCTCGTCGACGTAATAGCCGCCACGCAATGCATAGACACGGGAGAGTACGCTCATGTCGGCAATGGAAACGAGGGCTATTGCCGCCGCGCCGGTACACAAGGCGACGAACTCGCTGCCGGAAACGCTGGCGATGTGGAGGACCGGCAACCCCTGGGGCAGCGCTCCGACCACGGAGATGTGCGCCCGCCCTGCAAGATCGAACAGCGCAACGGCCGCGGTGGCTCCGGTTACCGCGATTAGCACGCCGGGCAAGCCGCGTCCCCACCTTTTTACCGCGAAGATCACCGCCAGACAAGAAAAACCGATGGCGCACGCGGTACCGTTGGCGCGTCCGTTCAAAATGCCGTGAACAAGGCTGGTCAGCGACCCGGCGAGGCTACCGCCATCCACGGAAAATCCGCACAGTTTCGGTAATTGACTGATGAGTAGGGTGAGGGCTATGCCGTTCAGGTAGCCGTGGCGGACCGGTTTGGAGAGGAGGTCGGTGATGAATCCGAACTTGGCGATGCCGGCCAGGATACACAGAACCCCCGCGATTACGGCGAGCATGGCGGCGAGAGCGGCCGCACGGTCCGCGTCACCCGCGGCCAATGGTAGAACGGTCGCCGCGATAAGAGCGGTGAGCGCCGAATCGGGCCCGAGCACCAGAATGCGGCTCGGCCCGAAGACGGCATATGCCAGGAGCGGGACAATGGTGGCGTAAAGGCCGTAGATGGCGGGCAGGCCCGCTGCCTCGGCATACCCCATGCCGACCGGCACGAGTACCGCCGTAAGCGCCAGCCCTGCTACGAGATCCTGCAAAAAAACGGCCCTGCTGTAGTGGCTCAGCATCACCACGCCGGGTAGCAAACGGCGCAAACCGTGTGTGCGGGCATGACGGATCAAGGGGGCAGGTGCGATTTCAGGCGCCATTGGCAATGTCCCTCGCGGATAGCTGGAGAAGGATCAAACCAGCATGCGCCCGTTTTCAATGATGACCTGCTCGCCGCCATCAGCCATGACCAAGGTCAGGGTGGGGCGGTAAAAAACGTAATCCTCATGGAAGGGTGCGCTGACCTTGCCGCCGAAACCTGAGTTGTCCCCCAGGGCGATATGGATCGTGCCAAGGATCTTCTCGGCCTCCAGCACATTATCCGGGCGGCTGGCCTTGTCGTTGGTGCCGATGCCCAGTTCGGCAATATTACGGCAGTTGGCGTTCTCGGCGAATTTGGCCTCAAGCCTGGTGCGTTGCGGGTCGGTGCCCTCAATCCGGACCACGACGCCATTCTCCACGTACAGCCGTAGCGGCTCGTCCAATTTGCGGGTCGGCCCCCACTCGATCACCATAATGCCGTGGCTTTTTCCCTCCAGCGGTGCAAGATACCCCTCGCCGGCCGGCAGGTTGCCGAAGCTGCCGGCAGCGGTCAGCAAGCCGTCGTCGCCCCCGGCCTGCCTGCCCTGCTTGCAGATCATCATGTCGGTGCCGTTGGGGCAGGTGACCCGAACCCACTCCGCCCGGTTGACCGCCGCCACCAACCGGGCGGTGCGATCCGCCAGCGTCTGCCAATCCACGGTCATGGAGCTGTGGAACATGTCCGGGTCGAAGTGCGGCAGGCTGGCGAAGCGCGTGCCGGTGGCGCAGGCCAGGGCGCGGTAACGAGTGTGGCTGGTTGAGTTGTTGGAAAGGGCGATGATGATGTCCGCCACGGTTTCTTTGCGGGCCAGGATGATCTCGCGGCCCGCCGCGATCTCGTCGGGGGTGGCCTGCTTTGTCAGGAGACTTGTCAGCAATCCTGACCTCTCCAGTTCGGAAATGGTCTCGTCGCCGAAGGTGGCCAGCCAGAGTTCCCGCGGCGGCTCGGCGCCCGAGGCCGGTGTGGCGGGAAATTCCACAAAACTGCTGCTACCATAGGTTTTGGCGGCGAAATCAGCCGCGAGGCGGGCGGTGGCGTTCAGGCGCATGCGCCGGTCCCGGTCGCTTGCGGAGACCGTTTCATCGGGCCGGATCGTGTCGCTGAATACCAAAACCCGCTCGTTGTCACGGATGCCCATGTTGGTTTCAAAGAGTGATCGAAATGCTCCGTCGAGAGAGGTCATGGCGGTATCCTTCCGTTGCGTAAAGTGCTGCCTGCCCCTCTCTATACCACAGAATGGCGTAAAGGTGAAACCGCTTGAAAGGAAAGGGTATACAAAGATTTTTTTTCCCTTGATTTCTGGAACATTATTGTGCTACTCATGCATACTGTATACACATTTTTTGGGTAGATTTGAACAATAATTGCAAGAGCTTAACCCCTTGGTTCGCGGGGTCCGGTTTTCGGAGGTTCGAGTGGCTTCAGTAGTCTTTTCCACGTGGGGCAGGAACGTCGTAGACAACAGGAATGTTTCCGGTGAACCGGAGGCGGTGGTCTTCAAGCTGCCGGTAGCCTTTGATGGCGAACGTCCGTTGCGCGCGTTCATGGGATGGGACGGCATCATTCTGTTCGACAAGGACGTCGATGTACCGGCCATGACGGCCGAATACATGAAGCGTGTCCAGACCTTGTACTGCTGCGGCAAGTGCACGCCGGGCAAGAAGGGCACCAAGGTGCTGATGGACCTGTTCAAGGGGGTGTTGGACGGCACGGCCGTCGAGGCCGACCTGGATAAGGTTGGGGATCTTGCCGACTTGCTCAGGAATTGCAAATGCACCCTTTGCCAGAGTGCGACGGTGCCGGTTTTCGATGCGGTGCAGCATTACCGTGCCGACTTCGTCGCCCGCCTGCACGAGCGCCGTGCGGTCAAGAGTGCCGACGAGTACATTCACAAGATCACCGCGCCTTGCATGGATAAATGTCCGTCTCACATCGATATACCCCGGTACATCGAGGATATCAAAAACCTCCGCTTCTCCGATTCCTTGTCAACTATCCGCGAAAACATGCCGCTCCCGGCCGTCTGCGGACGGGTCTGCCCGCACCCCTGCGAGACCGCCTGCCGCCGCAAAAATGTGGACGATGCCATCAATATCATGGTGCTCAAACGGTCCGCCTCGGATTACGAGCGACTGCACAAACTTTTGCCCCCAATGCAACCCAAGGCGAAGAAGAGCAAGACGGTCGGCATTGTGGGCGCCGGCCCGGCAGGTCTGGCCGCAGCCTATTACCTGGCTCTGGAAGGATACCCCTGCACCATCTACGAAGCACTGCCGGAAGGGTACGGCGGCGGCATGATCGCAGTCGGCATCCCGGCCTACCGCATGCCGCGCACGATCCTGCAGCGCGACATCGACATCATTCAGGCCATGGGGGTCGAGATCGTCTACAACTGCCGCGTCGGCACGGACATTTCCCTGGCGGACCTGAAGAAAAAGCATGACTCCGTATTCGTCGCCCCTGGTGCTCACCGTTCCAAGCCCATGGGTGTGGAGGGAGAGGACAAGGGGTACAAGGGCTTCCTCAAGGGGGGGATCGACTTCCTGCGGGAAGCCTACATGGGCAAGCCGACCGGCATGGGCAAGAAAGTTGTTGTGGTCGGGGGCGGCAATACCGCCATCGACTGCGTCCGAGTCGCCCTGCGCGAGGGAGCTGAGGATTCGTACCTAGTCTATCGCCGTTCCCGCAAGGAGATGCCTGCCGATGTGTGGGAGGTGGACGGCGCCGACGAGGAGGGGGTCAAGTTCGAGTTCCAGGTTCTCCCCACCCGGATCATCGCCAACGACAAGCATGAGGTAACCGGCGTTGAGTGTGTCCGCATGGAGTTGGGAGAACCTGACGCATCCGGCCGCCGCCGCCCTGAACCGATGCCGGGCAGCGAGTTTGTCATTGAGTGCGACACGGTCATCCCGGCCATCGGCCAGGACGCTGACCTGGGGTTCATCCCACCCGACATGGGCATCGATATCAGCAAGTGGAACACGGTGGTCACCAGGTACCTGCCCCTCAAGGATGCGGCCGGAAAGGATCTCAAGGACGGCATGGGCAACCCGCTCTCCCGCTCGCTGATGACCGACTGCGAGGGCGTCTTTGCCGGCGGAGATGCCGAGATCGGCCCTCTGACGGTGGTGGCCTGCGTCGGTAACGCTCATCGTGCCGCGCGGGTCATCCAGCGTTGGCTTGAGGAGGGCAAGGCCTATCTCACCGAAGATGATATCTTTGACGACCTGCTTACCTATCTAGGGGTGTACGACAAGGGCGAGAAGGTGTCCTGGCTCGATTCTGCGGCGCGTGCCCATCAGAAAGAGGTCCATGGTAAAGAGCGGGCCAGCCTCAAGAACTACAGCGAGGTTGAACTGGGCTTCAGCGACAGCGTGGCCCAAGCCGAGGCCGACCGGTGTCTGCGCTGCTACCGCATGGCCATGGTGGCTGTGTAAGAGGTCGTTGAAAAACGGTCATTCGCCACCGTCCTCGAAAGCCCTTTCGTGCGGTGTAGCGCTGCTACGCCTCTGCGGGGCATTCTGCGAGTGCGCCGATCTGACTATTTTTTAACAACCTGAGTTTTTCAATAGCCTACTAATAGGAAAAATCGCATTCAAACTCTGGAGTTGTGTATGGTTACGCTGACGATTGACGGCAGGCAGATACAGGTCCCCGCAGGGACGACCATTCTGGATGCGGCCGCTGAGCTGGGGATCAAAATCCCGACGCTCTGCTGGCTGAAAAAGGTTTCCACCACCGGGGCCTGCCGAATCTGTGTGGTACAGATCGAGGGGGTCGACCGGTTTATGACCGCCTGCAATACACCGGTCAAGGACGGCATCGTTGTCACTACCATGTCGCCGCAGTTGGAGAAGGCCCGCAGGAAGACGCTGGAGTTGCTGCTGGTAAATCACCCGCTGGACTGTCCAGTCTGCGATGCGGCGGGCGAATGCGACTTGCAGGATACCTGCTACGGTCTCAAGGTGGACCGGAACGAGTATACCGCCGAGTTGGAGTCCTTGCCCATCAGTTACGATTGGCCCTTGATCGAAAACTGCGCCACCCGTTGCATCCTGTGCGAAAAGTGCGTCAAGGTCTGCCACGAGATCGTGGGGGCCGACGCCATTGAGGTCAAGAACTGCGGTGACCGCTCTCTGATCGGCACAGTGAACGGGAATCCGCTCGATTGCGACTTCTGCGGCAACTGCATTAATGCTTGCCCCACCGGCACCCTGATCAGCAAGCCGTTCAAATTTCGCGGGCGTCCTTGGACCTTCGACGTGACTAAAAGCATCTGCGCCTTCTGCTCGTCCGGTTGCCAGATCGAATACCATTCCCGCGACGGCCGCGTGGAACGGGTCACCAGCTCCGATGACGGGTTTAATCGCGGCAACCTGTGTATCAATGGCCGTTTCGGCTACGCAGCCTTCAATTCCTCCGGCAGACTGACCGTACCGCTCCTCAGGGACGGCGCCGGCAACCAGCAGAAGGCCGGCTGGGACCAGGCTCTGGGCACAGTTGCGGCTCGGCTGAAGGATATTGTCTCCGTCAGCGGCGGGGCCAGTGTGGCCGGCATTGGATCGCCCCGGGTGACCAACGAGGAAAGCTATCTCTTTCAAAAATTTCTGCGCGGTGCCGTGGGCACCAACAACGTCGATTCCGAGGCGCGCCTCGGCTATTTCCCGGCTCAACTCATCCAGTGGCGGATGCTCGGATACAGCGGTGGGACTTATACCATGGATGCCATTGAGCAGGCCTCGGCGGTCGTGATTCTGGGGAGTGACCTCAAGTCGGAATCGGCCGGTTTTGCCTACCGGATGATCCAGGCCGCCACCAAAAACGACGCCAAGGTCGTGGTAGCCGGTGCGCGTGCCACCTGGATCAACAGTTATGCCAACAGTTTTCTCCAGTACCGTCCCGGCAGCGAGGCCTGGCTGGTGACTGGTCTTAACAAGGCCATCTTGGCGGAAGGGTTTGAAAATAAGGAATTCATCGCCGCTGACACCAAGGAGTTCGCCGCGTTTACCACAGCCCTTGGCGGCATATCCTTCGATCAGATTGCCGAAGCGAGCGACGTCGGCGAGGCCGACCTGCGCGAGGCAGCCCGTCTGATTGGTACCAGTGGCCGCGTGGCCGTCATCTACGGTGCCGAGATCATACGTTCCGCCGATGCGGCAAACGCCGTGACCGGAACGGTCAACCTGGCGCTCCTGACCGGTGCAGCAGGCACGGGCGGAGCAGGAATCTATCCGCTGGACGAGAAGAACAACACCCAGGGGATGCTGGACATGGGGGTCTGCCCCGAATATCTGCCCGGCTATCACAGCTACGAGCATGCCGCCGCCCGTTTTAGCGCGGAGTGGAAGACCGCAGTTCCCGGTACGGTCGGCAAGGACCTCTTCCAGATCATCGAAGGAATAGAAAAGGGCGACATCCGGGCGCTGTACGTCATGGGAAGCGACCCGCTGCATTTCATGCCGGACCGCAACCGCATCCTGAAAGCCCTTCAGAAACTGGATCTCTTGGTGGTGCAGGACCTGTTCCTGACTGAAACCGCCCGTTTGGCCCACATCGTGCTGCCTGCCGCCGGCGGGGCGGAGAAGGCCGGTTCCTTCACCACCGTGGACAACCGGGTGCAGTGTTTCCCTCGCGCCGTGGTTCCGGCCGGTGATGCCCGAACCGATGGCGAGATCCTGATGAAGCTTTACGATCTCGTGTCGCCCGTAACCAATATTGCGGCTACGCCCGTGGAAGAGCTTCACCATGAGATCGCCCGGCTGAGTGAGCTCTACAGTGAGCAGTGCGACCATGAGGGATGTCGCATGGGGCGGGTCAAGAACCGCCTCGCCTTCAGCGATAAGCCGGCAACTTTTGTACCGTTAACGCCTGCGCCAGTAGTCCGGCGTGACGCGGCCCATCCCCTAAGCCTCATTGTCGGCCCGGCGCTGCGCCACAACGGCAGTTTCTCCACTTGGTCGGACAACAATATGGCCGTTGCCGGTGAGGCGTATGTGGAGATAGCGCCTGCGGACGCGCACAAGGCGGGGATTGTTACCGGAAACGTGGTGAAGCTCACTTCTCCCCACGGCAGCGTCATTCTCACGGCCAAAGTGCTGGAAAAGGCACAGGAGGGTACGTTGTTCGCTCCGGCCCACTTCCGTGAGGCTCAGGTGAACCTGCTGACCCATGGAGCCGGCGGTTCGGTGGGGGTCAAGCTGGAAAAGGCCTGATGACAAAGCGCCGCTTCCCGCAGCGCTTCAAGCCGTTGCAAAAATCTCAGGTTGTTCAAAAATAGTCAGATCGTCGCAACCGCAGAAGGCCATGAGGAGGCGTAGCAGCGCTACGCCGCACGAAAGGGTCTTCGAGGACGGCGGCGATATGGCTGTTTTTCAACAACCTCAAGCGCCGCCTCCTGCGGCGCTTTTTGTTTGCCTGATCCCGCGCCACGCCTGTATACTTGCCTCATGACCTGGAAGATCAGACAAAAGCTGCGCGCCCTGCTGGAGGCGGAAACCAGTCTGCACTCCGGTGCGCGGGGGCGGGGTGGGCAACTCTCGGTCTGCCTGGCCTACCCCAACTCCTACCAAACAGCCATGAGTAGCCTGGGGTTCCAGACGATCTTCGGCCTCCTGGCGGAATCCCCCGGCATTCTCTGCGAGCGGACTTTTCTGCCTGACCGAGAGGATCTGGGCGAATACCGGCGTAGCGGTACACCGCTCCTCTCCCTGGAGAGCCAGCGTCCCGTGGCGGACTTCGATGTAGTCGCCTTTTCGACCTCCTTCGAGCCGGATTACCTCCACATACCCCTCATGCTGGAGTTGGCGCGTATTCCGGTTTTAGCCGCAGAACGCTCGGATGCCAATCCCTTGGTCATGGCGGGGGGAGCGGCGTTTTTCATCAACCCGGAACCGGTGGCTGACCTGCTTGACGTGGTCTGCATCGGCGAGGGAGAAGAACTCATCCCTGCCCTGGTGTCATGCCTCATGTCGCCGCAACGGGGGGGCAGGGCCGGTCTGTTGTCCACTTTGGCGGCCCGGCCCGGCTTCTATGTGCCATACCTTTATCAACCACAGTATGATGCCGATGGCCATCCGACCGGTTTTGCCAGCGCTCCGGACGCCCCGCTGCCGGTGGCCCGTGCCTGCCCTGCGTTGGAACACCACCGCCCGGCTTCATCGCTGATCCTGACAAACAACACTGAATTCGGCGATATGTTTCTGGTGGAGGTGAGCCGGGGGTGCCCACGCGGCTGCCGTTTCTGTAGCGCGGGTTTCATCTACGGCCCCTTTCGCCAGCAGCCTTTCGAACACCTTGCGGCAGCGGTGGACAATGGACTCAAGCATCGCTCCAAGGTCGGGCTGGTGGGGGCGGCGGTCTCGGACTATCATGCTATCGGCCGACTGTGCGGTTACATCGTTGCAAAGGGGGCCAAGGTTTCGGTCTCGTCCTTGCGCATCGACCGGTTGGACGACACCATGCTGGATGCCCTGACCGCGAGCGGCCACAAAACCATCTCCCTGGCGCCGGAGGGCGGCTCTCAGCGGCTGCGGGACCTGATTCGCAAGAATCTGAGCGAGAGGCAGATCCTGGATGCCTGCGACATGCTGATCTCCCGGGACATCCTCAACCTGAAACTGTACTTCATCATCGGCCTGCCCACGGAGACGGATGGGGATCTGGATGAACTGCTCCGACTTGTGGAGGCCATCCGCGAGCGGGTGCTGGAGCGGGCGCGGGCGAATAAACGGATCGGCGAGATCTGCCTGTCGGTCAACCCCTTCATCCCCAAACCGTTTACCCCCTTCCAATGGTGTGGCATGGAACCGCTTGTCTCTCTGGAACGGAAGGTGAAGCTTTTGGAAGCGGCCGTGCGCGCCATGCCCAATGTGCGCCTCAAGGTGGAGAGCCTGCGGGAGTCGTACCTTCAGGCCCTGCTGTCCCGTGGGGACCGGCGGCTTTCGGGGATGCTGGTTGCCATGGCAACGGGGAGTTCTCTCAAAAAGGCGGCCAAGCAGTGCGGGATAGATACGGACGGGTATGTGTGTCGCGACATCCCTGAGGGTGCGATCCTCCCTTGGAGCGTTATCGGGACGGCGGACGAAGGGCTCCTGAGGAAAGAGTA
Encoded proteins:
- a CDS encoding molybdopterin-dependent oxidoreductase, with the protein product MVTLTIDGRQIQVPAGTTILDAAAELGIKIPTLCWLKKVSTTGACRICVVQIEGVDRFMTACNTPVKDGIVVTTMSPQLEKARRKTLELLLVNHPLDCPVCDAAGECDLQDTCYGLKVDRNEYTAELESLPISYDWPLIENCATRCILCEKCVKVCHEIVGADAIEVKNCGDRSLIGTVNGNPLDCDFCGNCINACPTGTLISKPFKFRGRPWTFDVTKSICAFCSSGCQIEYHSRDGRVERVTSSDDGFNRGNLCINGRFGYAAFNSSGRLTVPLLRDGAGNQQKAGWDQALGTVAARLKDIVSVSGGASVAGIGSPRVTNEESYLFQKFLRGAVGTNNVDSEARLGYFPAQLIQWRMLGYSGGTYTMDAIEQASAVVILGSDLKSESAGFAYRMIQAATKNDAKVVVAGARATWINSYANSFLQYRPGSEAWLVTGLNKAILAEGFENKEFIAADTKEFAAFTTALGGISFDQIAEASDVGEADLREAARLIGTSGRVAVIYGAEIIRSADAANAVTGTVNLALLTGAAGTGGAGIYPLDEKNNTQGMLDMGVCPEYLPGYHSYEHAAARFSAEWKTAVPGTVGKDLFQIIEGIEKGDIRALYVMGSDPLHFMPDRNRILKALQKLDLLVVQDLFLTETARLAHIVLPAAGGAEKAGSFTTVDNRVQCFPRAVVPAGDARTDGEILMKLYDLVSPVTNIAATPVEELHHEIARLSELYSEQCDHEGCRMGRVKNRLAFSDKPATFVPLTPAPVVRRDAAHPLSLIVGPALRHNGSFSTWSDNNMAVAGEAYVEIAPADAHKAGIVTGNVVKLTSPHGSVILTAKVLEKAQEGTLFAPAHFREAQVNLLTHGAGGSVGVKLEKA
- a CDS encoding radical SAM protein yields the protein MTWKIRQKLRALLEAETSLHSGARGRGGQLSVCLAYPNSYQTAMSSLGFQTIFGLLAESPGILCERTFLPDREDLGEYRRSGTPLLSLESQRPVADFDVVAFSTSFEPDYLHIPLMLELARIPVLAAERSDANPLVMAGGAAFFINPEPVADLLDVVCIGEGEELIPALVSCLMSPQRGGRAGLLSTLAARPGFYVPYLYQPQYDADGHPTGFASAPDAPLPVARACPALEHHRPASSLILTNNTEFGDMFLVEVSRGCPRGCRFCSAGFIYGPFRQQPFEHLAAAVDNGLKHRSKVGLVGAAVSDYHAIGRLCGYIVAKGAKVSVSSLRIDRLDDTMLDALTASGHKTISLAPEGGSQRLRDLIRKNLSERQILDACDMLISRDILNLKLYFIIGLPTETDGDLDELLRLVEAIRERVLERARANKRIGEICLSVNPFIPKPFTPFQWCGMEPLVSLERKVKLLEAAVRAMPNVRLKVESLRESYLQALLSRGDRRLSGMLVAMATGSSLKKAAKQCGIDTDGYVCRDIPEGAILPWSVIGTADEGLLRKEYERAMERKP
- a CDS encoding FAD-dependent oxidoreductase, with amino-acid sequence MASVVFSTWGRNVVDNRNVSGEPEAVVFKLPVAFDGERPLRAFMGWDGIILFDKDVDVPAMTAEYMKRVQTLYCCGKCTPGKKGTKVLMDLFKGVLDGTAVEADLDKVGDLADLLRNCKCTLCQSATVPVFDAVQHYRADFVARLHERRAVKSADEYIHKITAPCMDKCPSHIDIPRYIEDIKNLRFSDSLSTIRENMPLPAVCGRVCPHPCETACRRKNVDDAINIMVLKRSASDYERLHKLLPPMQPKAKKSKTVGIVGAGPAGLAAAYYLALEGYPCTIYEALPEGYGGGMIAVGIPAYRMPRTILQRDIDIIQAMGVEIVYNCRVGTDISLADLKKKHDSVFVAPGAHRSKPMGVEGEDKGYKGFLKGGIDFLREAYMGKPTGMGKKVVVVGGGNTAIDCVRVALREGAEDSYLVYRRSRKEMPADVWEVDGADEEGVKFEFQVLPTRIIANDKHEVTGVECVRMELGEPDASGRRRPEPMPGSEFVIECDTVIPAIGQDADLGFIPPDMGIDISKWNTVVTRYLPLKDAAGKDLKDGMGNPLSRSLMTDCEGVFAGGDAEIGPLTVVACVGNAHRAARVIQRWLEEGKAYLTEDDIFDDLLTYLGVYDKGEKVSWLDSAARAHQKEVHGKERASLKNYSEVELGFSDSVAQAEADRCLRCYRMAMVAV